TTTATCTATTTTTCACAATTCTTTACCGACACACCATGATATTGTGCACTCGTCTACATCGTTACTTGACTATGTACTGATAAGCGATATTTCATGTCTTAGAATGTCAGGCCAAGTCCAGTGTCCGTCAATTTCCCGTCATTCATTAATTTATGGTTCTGTTGATCTGGGCCTACGTAGATATTGTAAGTTCTTCGAATTTCGGGATTACAGTAGAATCGTTTGGGCTGATGTTATTGCATATTTGTCGTCCATTGATTTGTACCCTTTTTTGCGTTATCTGATATTGATAGTCTTGTTACATTCCTAGATACTCATCTTCTAAATCTTTTTGGATTTGTCCCGGCTGTTCGACGTTATGTATCCTAAGATTTAAGTTCTTGGCTTAAATCAAGGGATATCCTAATGTCGAGATCTCTGAGGGACAATGCATACAAGGAGTATCTTAGGCATCCGACTGACGTAAATCGTCAGGTTTATCGTAAGTATAGGAACCGAGCGAAGGCCATCCTTCGGAGGGAGCGTAGACGGTATTACACGGAGGCTTTTAGTGGTATGGGTACCTCACAGATGTGGAGAGTTCTTCGTGAAGGAGGTTGTATATATAGTGATGATGATTTGCATGGCGCATCTTTTGATGCGTATGATCTCAATAATTTCTTCGTTATGTCGAACTCGAATGTATCAGACAGACCGGATTTGAGAAGTGAATTGTTTTCTGACTCGCGCTTTTCCTTTGATTGTGTTTTCGAGGAGGATATTATCAGTGCTATGGACCGTGTTAAATCTGACTCTCTTGGCGTAGATGGTATTCCCATGAAATTTAGTAAGACATTTTCCCCTTATATTTCTCGGTGTCTAATTAACACTATGTTTATGACATCTGTGGGGAGGTGGGGAAACACCGCCTGGAAGAGAGCTCGGGTTATCCCTATTCCGAGGAGTAGGAATGTGACTTGTATTAATGATATGAGACCAATTAGTATTCTCCCAGCTCTATCCAAGATTGCCGAACATTTAATTAAGAGACAGGAACATTTAATTAAGGACAGGTCTAGGTACTTCCTCACTGCTCTTGGATTTGACGGAGACGATAAGTGGgtttaagggagccaccgtggtgcaatggttagcatgcccgccttgcatacacaaggtcgtgggttcgattcctgctaggaccgaacaccaaaaattttttcagcggtggattatcccacctttcaaagcttctctaagtggtttcactggaatgtggaacgccgttcggactcggctataaaaaggaggtcccttgtcattgagcttaacatggaatcgggcagcactcagtgataagagagaagttcactactgtggtatcacaatggactgaatagtctaagtgagcctgatacatcgggctgccacataacctaacctactatatCTTAATATGTATTTAACATTTAGTATACTtactatttataaatatattttattattagttcTATTTACTACACCATTGTCTTAAAGATTTttatctagttttttttttatatataccattgttgaagtttatattttattacaatttgtgTGATGCAGGATTTTAGGTCTATTTATTGACTTCTGTATCACTTTGTAcgataataaatgaaatgaaaacaagAAATCAATAATCGAACAATATTGCTATTTTTCTAGAACCTTTGGCGACTCCCTATGAGGCTAAGAACTCGTGGGAATTTTCGCAATTACATTGTGAAAGCCTTTAGGGCTCTTTCTATAGGTTCACAAACCAACTACAACCTCcacattttcaaataatttggtAAGCATGTAACCTGTATTAAATTAGAAGCCGTTTTTCAAATACCCAAATTTTGCGATGTTTCTCTGTAAAGAACTGTTTGCAGGCTTACAGATCTGGTGGCTGAGCGTTAAAGATAGGCGGAGTATATGGCGAATCAGCATGTTTATTACGATAAGTCGAAGTATACTATACCAAATGTGGAAGATAGGAAGAAAAGGAGGATACCTTTCGGAAAAAATGGACAAAGGAACTGGTAGCGGCATTTATTACAGTAAACCTGGAATACGAGAGTCGTATGCGTTAGATAGctattgcagtatttttcaggcagAGATTTCTGCATTCACAAGAGCTGCTGAGTCTCTGTTGATGAGGCCATTTTTCAGAAGCGTTATcatcttcttcatcgacagccaAGCAGCTATAAAGGCCTTGGGATTGCCCAATTGCAGACATAAGgtctaaggtagtcagccgctttTGCTGAAAGTTTAGGGTTCTCACTAGAGGTGtgtacgtgacacgaaattctagCGACACacctgattcacgcgtgaattgacgtgaatcgtgcgtgaacgtgagtctttaaaagtagttcgtgtgtgagtactggttttcatttcgtgaatggaaTGTGCTGGGTACCCGGGCACTCGTGTAACGAATAATGCGCTGGCGGACGTTTTACCACCACTTTCTTCATATCTGAACTAAGCAAATCAAGTTGAATTGCGAAAATCTAATGGCAATGAAAAGAAAGGGATTGATGCCTCTAATTAGCATTATAACTGGATATAACACACATTGACGTCATGGcattttaagcaattttaaggaagacGGATAAATGGAAGTTCTTGAGCAAAGCCACCCCACGAAGAAAAATAAGTTGAGAAAATAACCTCAAGAAATCACAATGGCATAtagtggtctaagtggacatcaattcgGTTCTCTACAACCTATCCTGTAATTactttaaccctagacagtcaaaaTAAACTCAACTTTGGTATTCAGTTTTGTTcacgatgcaaattatagcgtctttcaAAAAAGGCGTagacaaaatgacgaaggatgacgttagcagggctgtggagtcggagtcgctcgactccgactccggcgaaacaaaatttgaaaaagacttcatatctttgtaacaaaagaaatatttcgacaacttagattcgattggggtttttaatcgaacaacgaaaaacgaagtactggatttcaggccattcaaagtgtatttactatatgggtgaaatttcaaggtgatataaaaagtaggttttactagaatatgggctgaacggatcaattgtatagtccatttttaacatattaaactatcaatttttaactctatatatactcttgataaaggtacaattttaaatgcaatacagtagaacctaacgttctgaatttttggcaggcatgttgaCTTCGACGATGGGTCATAccgaacaattttgtgatatagcacctacatataaaccatctccgatttgttttaagaaatttttcccaatctaaaattttcagaagattTGTCAGATATTTTGAGTTATTTgatatccataaataaatgcgcaAATTTCCCGTCGccccagattttgtatatggagataattatttgagaaatctccatatatacgcgatgtccttggaagctgtaattttaaattaaacctctgccaacgtgccatctgaggcggacttttgggaaaaaatttgtttcatcaatgtcactcgaaattctttacattaaattaatggcctctaatgtccataactgatagaccatttataaatcgatgtttagccattttacttctatattcgtaactgtccagctattcctgtcatttgttgtatggtagtgcttatttaaaattccgcccgcTCTAATTTAtgacagtttatgtttgttttatatatccgacacattacattttttaacatctaaactttctatctgattagcccgacattttgattttacttcttaaacatgtggaagcctaattatttttggaaattttgtgtttttataaattcatattctggagattgttgttatctacccatattttgatgtggtctctatatagtcctCTATatagtcgtattttaatttattggcctgaaattaaaatttagagttctttacattccTAAAATGCTGGCGTTTGTGGTCGagttgtatcaaaaatttaaattagagttcttttggacatataaacacatatggcaaaatagaatacttatatcggtatATTTtaggaacactacaccttaaaattacaattggaatactgttaaaatgagatttaagtACAccgcctggagtcgactccggagtcggagtcgaggctaataagaaatgctggagccggagtcgagcaaaattgactcgactccacagctctggacgttagtgtacaaaaaataaagatGACTTTCCAGGATTAAAGAGGTACCTTTACCACGGttgtcgagccaaaaataaaaaataataaattggagaaaatcttatcaaaaaagttacaaacaaaaaaaaaattatttctatagaacattttgttaaaattttattttatttatttattttcatcatgtaatttgaagccacttAGCGGCCAGTTTATATAAATTACAACGGACTACTAACTATGAATAAAGTACAAATCAAGTTATGACAATGTGAGAACATATGCgtgtatataataaatataaatatgtataaaatagtataaaaataaattaattaataatatgaaatatgacaaaatattttaggttCCCAATATGATTAAAAGAAGACAAAATAAGAAAAGATTATTTACTAAATCAACCACAACAAAGCAACACTACTAACACGAGGTTGGATAACCTTCATGTAGGTGATCCAAGATGATCGAGTAATTTTTTTCGATAAGTCGAATCAGAAATCGAGAAATCCTTTAAGTTAGTAGGGAGACAATTATATGATCTGGCGATTCTAGACTGAAATGACCTGTTCATATAACCTCTGGCAAGCGGCATAACAATCTGATTTCACCGCGAGCGGCCAAAAGAAAATAAGTCCACGAGAAATCGACGTGGCTGAGCACTGAAAATCTTGTGGAAAAGAACAAGTGACCTGAAGTCAATAAAACTAGAAAATGGGCACCCAAGGAACTCCTGGACATGAGGAGAAATATGGTCATATCGACGAAGTGAATATAGATACCGGACTATTCTAAGAATTGCTAGTTTAACCTCCCTTATGTTACCAGCATTTGTGCCACAAAAAACCTCAATACAGTATAGAATATTGGGCATTGCCAAAGCATGTACAAGTCTCTTCTTTAATGAAAAAGGCAGCATCAAATCAGAGTTATACAATTTGCGTAGAGTCAAATTCGTATGActaacaacattgtctatatgtATATCAAATGAAAGTCTATCGTCAATGGTAACCCCCAAACATTTCAAATGGTGTACAACCTCAATAATACACCCATTGTAAGATAGAGTTAGTCCAATATCAGGATCAGATGAAAAAATCAATGCCTTTGTCTTAGAACCATTGACGGAAAGATTATTGAGACACATCCAACTGTATAAATTACTAGTTACAAAATCAATCTTAGCTTGTAAGACATCTATATTCTTAACATCCCCCCGAAAAAGCAACTGAACATCGTCTGCGTACGAAAAAGGGGAACAAAACATATCAAGGCTTGTAAATAAATCATTAACAAAAAGTATGAAAAGCATTGGCCCAAGAATTGAGCCCTGAGGGACTCCTCTCCTCACCGACAACATATTTGATATTTTCCCATTGATCTGGACATATTGCTTCCAACCTGTAAGGTATGAAGCAAGAAGTTTGCAGGCACTAAAGCCGAAGCCGAAATATTGGTGAAGCTTTTTTTACCAATATTAAATGATCCACACGATCGAAAGCTTTTTCCAAGTCTAACGAAAGTAAAACGCATAATTTATCATGCGTGAAATTCCCCCTTATAGCGTCGGTTAGGCCGAGCAGTAACATCGCTGTGCTTCTATGACTTCTGAAGCCACATTGACAATCGGAAAGCAAATTGTTAAATTCCAAATAATCATTAAGttgctttttcaaaatatattcgaATACCTTAGATAAAACAGGCATTAGCGCTATTGGCCTATACTCCTGACGATTCGGATTTGACTTTTTCTTAATCGGACACACTCTTGCCGTTTTCCACTCTCGAGGGAACTTAGAGGTCATGATAATGGTGTTGACCAAATGAAGGAAGTGGTCGGCGATATAGGGTATTACTATTTTGTAGAATTTAAGTGGAAATCCATCATTTCCAGAAGCATTCGACTTAACGGACGAAAAAGCACAGATGACATCGTTAATAGTAACGCAGTTGAATAAAAATCCCGCTTCACCAAGTGAAGAAGTTAAAAACGATCCAAAGTCCCCCACGACACTTAATTGGTTACTTACAAATTCCTCATTCAAATCATCAGCACTACTAACATTAGCTGTACGAGTTGGAGATATTTCTCCAATTATACCGTTATCCCTAATTATGCTCCAAAATGCCTTTGGGTGTCCACAGCGATCAAACATAGCGGCATGACAATTCCTCTTTAATCTTCTGTTGACATTTTTGGCACGATTTCTGGCCCTACAATAACTTGACCAATTCTCCTGATTCCTGTCACGAAGAAAGGCTTTGTAAGCTATATCAGCCAATGACTGATGGTAGCGTACAAGGGGAGACTTAATCCAGTCGTCACGACTGTTATTGGAAAACTTTACTCTTCTTTTAGGAAAAGCAGTATGGATTGTATCAATTCCAGACATAAACACACGCAGCTGTACATCAACATCGGAGGTTAAGTATATATGCGAGAAATCAACACACGAAATAGTATTTCGCAACAATTGATCATCATAGTTGTTGTAATCAAAATACTCATgaatactctatagaaaattgtgtcaaaattttatttaaatagaaaattttgtcaaaattttaattatatagaatgtttgtgaagtacctcttagttggagaggaatattttggaaaaatctatcaaaccctcaagaattctatcaatctaccaaacagtaaaaattccatttttcgtagaattctaccaactgtggcaagcgTGATCTTTACCCGTTCAACAGTGGAAGACTTGATATTGATAGAACCAATATGATATTGAAAAGAAAGATCAGATCAGATCAAGATAACACCCAAGCAACGATGcctaaccacaatttgtatcTCCTCATCACCCAGGAAAATACTTGGTGATGCAAACGAACCTCTAGATGACCTAAATACTAAAGCCCTGCTTTTCAAAGCATTCACTGTTAGACAATAGAAGACCACTCTAGTAAAACGATCCAGACAGGAATTGATATCACTTTCTTAAATCCCCGACGAAAAACTACGgctaaaagaaaatgtcatttgcGAACATGAAAGTCTTACAATTCCGGGAGTTGGTATATCTACGTAGGTCAACACAcattattcaaaaataaaagccaaatttatttgatttctaACGTAAAAATGTGAATTACATTTATATTTGTTCCATTTCCATTGCGTTCTTATCAACTTcttaaagatttaattttttcgatTTCGACCTCCAATTGTTGAatctgaaatgttttttttcgaggattattttaatatgaatagatatacaaatataataagATATGGAACCCACCTTTTCCGCATGTTTTTGTTGAACATCTTGACTTGCAGATCTACGAAAACCTTCATTTTCCATACGCATTCTATATCGTTGCAAATCTGTCTGAAGTTTTTGTAACTTTTGTTCATTTAGGTTTTGAACAGAAGCTGATGTAtccttttgaattttatatgaatCATTGGTGCTAATAcctataaatgaaaataatttcaatacaATGAAAAATGGTTTGCATTTACATTCCTATGCTTACCGAAACTACAGAGATGACCTGCTGTAGAGAATACTTTCAATTGATCCTGCTGCTTAGTCTTCTCTTCAATTGTATGTAAGTGTATGTCGGTGGTTAAGGTTAGAGCTTGAATTTCATTGAGATAGGGTCGCAAAACTTCACAAGCATTATTACTATGaccatataaatacaaatgaGGATCGTGTTTTTTACTTATAGTGTTCCTACTTTTCAATTGTCTTATTTGTTGGCATATATCCAATATCTGAGATATCTCCTTCTCCAATTCCACATTGTGATACTTATTCAGATCTATGTCTATGTTGCAGGGTAAATGTTTCAATAATTCTTCTGTGACAAATGGTGTGAATGGCCACATCGCTTGTAAGCACCAACTCAAAACTGTAGCTAGGGTAGCACAATGGATATATCCCTCGggtttttgtaaattaatattaCGCTTGCAAGTTTCCACATAAACATCGCATAGATTATTGTAGAGGAAATTCTTTAGGGCTCCTGTGGCCACATGGaaattataattttcaaaattttcattgcatATTCTCAATGTATCGGCCATTCTACTCAAAATCCATAGATCCCATTTGGTTAAAGGAACTTGATTCATTGTTTCGATTTCATGCAATGGCATATTTAGACGTTCTGCTGATCCCAATGTGAATCTAGTggcttgccaaattttattcaaaaacaatttgttggtaTAGCATTCATTGACATCGAAATTTatgaaatgatttttaatgttaTGGCTACATAGCGTAAATCTTAAGGAATCAGTTCCACATTCTTGTATACCTTGGGGAAACATTCGTTGCAGACCTTTAagagattttttcacttcctCTTCGCTTAGCACACCTGCCTTATGGGCCGAATGTAGATCTTGTTGTAAGGACTAAATGCAcaacatatataaaattaatagcAACTTTATCAAATTTAGTAATAGAACTTACCTCCAACGATGCCCCCTTTACCACTTGTTGTGGTGTTACCACATTACCCAAACTTTTAGACATTTTCCGCCCGTGGGCATCACAAACTATGCCATTCAAAAGAATCTTCTTGAATGGTGCTGATCCTGTAAGTTTCAAACCCAACATTACCATACGTGCTACCCAAAAGAATAGAATATCATGCCCAGTCTCCATTAAATCCAATGGATAATGCTGTTTGTAGTTTTCCGAAGGCCAATTTGATGCGGAAAATGGCAATAACGCTGATGAAAACCAAGTATCGAGAACATCTGAATCACGTGTAAGTTTAATATTGCTGGTTTGCAATTGTTCTTCGGACTTTAGCAAAGCTTCTTGTTCAGTATGGGCAGCCACCCATATGGTTTCCCCATTGTTGGAGTTTGTGGCTTTGTAAGCCGGTATTTGATGGCCCCACCATAATTGCCTGGATATGCACCAATCATGACAATTCTCCAACCACCTTTGCCATTCTATTTCGAAATTAGGTGGAACTATTTGTAGGCGACCACTTAGAACTTCGGCAAGAGCCTCATCAGCCATCGACTGACAGTGCAAAAACCATTGTTCACGCAACATATATTCTATAACATCTTTGGAGCGTGAACATATAGGCAATTGCATAGCATGATCGTGAACACCTTGTAAAAGTTGCATTTCTGCTAATTTCTGTAAAATCTGTTCCCGTGCCTCGAACCTAGGAGAGTTTgcaaaaacattgaattcatCCTTTATGAGGCCTTTTTCGGAAAACACTTGCAATGGTTTTAATAAGTGACGccgggctatatcgaaatcgtTGCGATCATGAGCTGGAGTTATCTTAACAGCTCCAGTTCCAAATTCTGGTTCAACTGTAACATCAAATACCAACGGTATTGGTTCCTCTCGGAATGGGTGCCATAGAAGAACTTCTGGCATATTGCGATATTTCTGGTATCGTTCATCAGTAGGATTAACTGCTACAGCAACATCACCCAAAAGAGTTTCAGGTCGTGTAGTCGATACCTTGATGTACTCATGGTTACCAGCATTCATTACTTTATAGTTAATGTCGTAAATGCGGCCAAAAGTAATGTTTTTATCGTAGCCAGGAACAGGTAACTCAGTGGGTCCCTTCAAATCAATAGTCTCGACTTCAATATCGGATATGGCAGATTGTAAGGCACAAGACCAATTGACTAGAGATTCTTTGCGTTGAATAAGACCCTCATCAAAGAGACGTATAAAAGCTTCATTAACGGCATAGGCTTGGCGCTGTTGTGGAAGAACAAagaaccaaattcaaaaatttctataagtcaCCTAACTTTATTGCAAACTTGCCTCATCCATGGTAAAATACTCTCTATCCCATGACAGTGTACATCCCAATTTCATAAGGTCATCGACTATGCCTGCACCCTTTTCCTGTTTCCATTTCCACACCTCTTTTAAAAACTCTTCTCTTCCAATTTGATGACGGGAAACTCCTCTTTCTTTAAGTAGCTTCTTTTCAACAACAACCTGTGTTGCAATGCCAGCATGATCAGTACCAGGTATCCAAAGAACATCATAACCCATTTGACGTTTCTGCCGGCTTATTACATCTTGTATGGTGGCCATTAATGTATGACCCAAGTGAAGACTGCCTGTGACATTTGGCGGGGGTAATAGCATGCGATATGTGGCTGGCTTACATTTGCCCTTCATGTTAGGCGAGACATACTTCCTTTCCAATTTTCCCTGTTCCACTTCTGTGGGTTTATATGCAGTTGctgtaacaaaaatttgtgtcatctaaatttttcaatgaaaattcacTTGATCGTACACAACTGTGATGCCCATCGAATGGGAGATTTGTGGGTCGCTTTTATCCCATATCCTTTGTGACCTCTTGAACTTCCTCGTCCAGTTATTTGCAATAATTTGTACATTACGTCGACGGCAGTAAGttcataacaattttattttagtacacCTTTAGAACTCATTTGTTATTGTAGCTCAGCTGTTGAAACAGCTGTTCAATAAAGAAAACTACACAcagcaaacataaaatgttgaagatGAAGTTATGCGCCGTCCAGACGGAATGTCTGTAATCAGGATACACCTATTTAAAGGTAgtgttaaaaaaacaaaaacaactttcTTCATGCAACCCTGTGCGCTTTGAAGTACACCATCTGTCATATTCATATGTATGTATTGgtgtttcaaataaataaataaggccTAATTTTTGTAAACAACCAGTAAAATGAAGTTAACAATTTGTCCATAAAGTTTGAACTGTGATTTGGTTATGAAGTTACAGCATTTGGGGTGATTAGCGATGACTATAGCAAAATGGTTTTCTACAATGTGATCGTTATGTGGAAATACATGCAGCACATGGACAACATTCCCAGATTCCGACGAgatatgaaatataataaaccaTTATGTGATTTATTCATAGTGGGAACCTCAAAGGTTTGTGTTTACCATAATTATTAAAAGGGCAATAATTTAATGtctattgtttttgtttgtagaaAATCTATCATTTGAATTTGGAGCGTGGCCAATTTCTACAACCATATGAGTCTGAAGCTGCAACCCTTAATGCCTGTGAAATTAGTAGTGAACATGGTTTACTAATGGCTGTAAAGAGAGTACAGTTGTATCATGGGATCCAAGATCAAAAACAAAATGGTCCACTTTAGATGTGGCCATAAAATTAGCTGGTGCCAAGGAATTTCCATCAGTTTCAGCCTTGAAATTCAAGGATGGTCTTCATTTGGATGTAG
This is a stretch of genomic DNA from Haematobia irritans isolate KBUSLIRL chromosome 4, ASM5000362v1, whole genome shotgun sequence. It encodes these proteins:
- the ValRS-m gene encoding valyl-tRNA synthetase, mitochondrial, with the translated sequence MYKLLQITGRGSSRGHKGYGIKATHKSPIRWASQLSTAYKPTEVEQGKLERKYVSPNMKGKCKPATYRMLLPPPNVTGSLHLGHTLMATIQDVISRQKRQMGYDVLWIPGTDHAGIATQVVVEKKLLKERGVSRHQIGREEFLKEVWKWKQEKGAGIVDDLMKLGCTLSWDREYFTMDERQAYAVNEAFIRLFDEGLIQRKESLVNWSCALQSAISDIEVETIDLKGPTELPVPGYDKNITFGRIYDINYKVMNAGNHEYIKVSTTRPETLLGDVAVAVNPTDERYQKYRNMPEVLLWHPFREEPIPLVFDVTVEPEFGTGAVKITPAHDRNDFDIARRHLLKPLQVFSEKGLIKDEFNVFANSPRFEAREQILQKLAEMQLLQGVHDHAMQLPICSRSKDVIEYMLREQWFLHCQSMADEALAEVLSGRLQIVPPNFEIEWQRWLENCHDWCISRQLWWGHQIPAYKATNSNNGETIWVAAHTEQEALLKSEEQLQTSNIKLTRDSDVLDTWFSSALLPFSASNWPSENYKQHYPLDLMETGHDILFFWVARMVMLGLKLTGSAPFKKILLNGIVCDAHGRKMSKSLGNVVTPQQVVKGASLESLQQDLHSAHKAGVLSEEEVKKSLKGLQRMFPQGIQECGTDSLRFTLCSHNIKNHFINFDVNECYTNKLFLNKIWQATRFTLGSAERLNMPLHEIETMNQVPLTKWDLWILSRMADTLRICNENFENYNFHVATGALKNFLYNNLCDVYVETCKRNINLQKPEGYIHCATLATVLSWCLQAMWPFTPFVTEELLKHLPCNIDIDLNKYHNVELEKEISQILDICQQIRQLKSRNTISKKHDPHLYLYGHSNNACEVLRPYLNEIQALTLTTDIHLHTIEEKTKQQDQLKVFSTAGHLCSFGISTNDSYKIQKDTSASVQNLNEQKLQKLQTDLQRYRMRMENEGFRRSASQDVQQKHAEKIQQLEVEIEKIKSLRS
- the LOC142235048 gene encoding nucleolar protein 10-like produces the protein MVFYNVIVMWKYMQHMDNIPRFRRDMKYNKPLCDLFIVGTSKKIYHLNLERGQFLQPYESEAATLNACEISSEHGLLMAVKRVQLYHGIQDQKQNGPL